A section of the Pochonia chlamydosporia 170 chromosome 2, whole genome shotgun sequence genome encodes:
- a CDS encoding regulator of chromosome condensation (RCC1)-like protein (similar to Beauveria bassiana ARSEF 2860 XP_008598385.1), which yields MDLYAAGFNAWNQLSFEPPSGDDTEPDDLSTFTKVLGDEHLERPRAGLYYTLVRGSSKNFCAGKSLDAGDDEQLQQTYRVTQAANGMTLGFDTQQASAKNIDEKPGGPNQHALTLYPTYDDFLSKSNSTSWPCQGQVCEVASFDAGFLVLYQDGSVATLGDPRYQDCLARDTSKVPGDQPGLVPDLLDLGDPIKHVTAGGYCLAALTTSGSLYVWGQKSAGDKRTRHIAFAEVSGMPNYFQVDEDKDVQDVAFGDGHAIALTTDGDIYVIGRNGNGQLGLGQDFGVEATRWTKVELDIPDDSDIVGVAAGPRASFILTSRGTQET from the exons ATGGATTTGTATGCTGCAGGCTTCAATGCCTGGAACCAATTAAGCTTCGAGCCGCCATCGGGAGACGACACGGAGCCCGACGACTTGTCGACATTTACAAAAGTGCTCGGAGACGAACACCTTGAGCGGCCGCGTGCAGGATTATACTACACCCTAG TCCGCGGAAGCTCCAAGAACTTCTGCGCGGGTAAAAGTCTCGATGCAGGAGATGAcgaacaacttcaacaaacTTATCGGGTGACGCAAGCTGCCAATGGCATGACTCTTGGTTTTGATACTCAGCAAGCATCTGCCAAGAACATAGATGAGAAGCCGGGGGGACCGAACCAGCATGCTCTGACGCTATATCCTACTTACGACGACTTCCTATCAAAGTCCAACTCCACAAGCTGGCCATGCCAAGGTCAGGTTTGCGAAGTCGCTTCTTTTGACGCAGGGTTTCTTGTGCTATACCAAGATGGGAGTGTGGCTACATTAGGTGATCCCCGATATCAGGATTGCCTCGCAAGAGATACATCGAAAGT CCCAGGGGATCAACCGGGACTAGTACCCGACCTACTGGACTTAGGAGATCCTATAAAGCATGTCACCGCCGGTGGTTATTGCCTTGCCGCGCTCACAACGAGTGGCAGCTTGTACGTCTGGGGGCAGAAGTCTGCGGGAGAcaaaaggaccagacatATCGCATTCGCCGAAGTAAGTGGAATGCCGAACTACTTCCAGGTAGATGAAGACAAGGATGTGCAGGACGTGGCCTTTGGGGATGGTCACGCAATAGCATTGACGACTGATGGTGACATATATGTAATTGGCCGTAACGGTAATGGTCAGCTTGGATTGGGACAGGACTTTGGCgtggaagcaacaaggtGGACAAAGGTAGAGCTGGATATTCCTGATGACAGCGACATCGTAggagttgctgctgggcCACGAGCATCTTTCATCTTGACATCACGGGGGACACAGGAAACTTAA